From the Saccharomyces paradoxus chromosome XIV, complete sequence genome, one window contains:
- a CDS encoding uncharacterized protein (similar to YNL046W), with amino-acid sequence MEHVPKKSFGHFFKRKTTTVDGSKPQVSGTANRLRKLLHKGKIQQQMVPAESQYRIPGYFRDNRSVRVKTPMCNNSPLAAPSTLHINERYVRYDINTRPLIVVLAISIVFFGCLLVLKDIIIQSSENILSVSKWKIIGASFMGTPYTGLLTGLIGTAFSPFSAVSSWLSFIF; translated from the coding sequence ATGGAGCACGTACCAAAGAAGTCATTTGGACATTtctttaaaagaaaaactacaACTGTAGATGGAAGCAAACCACAGGTCTCCGGAACTGCTAACCGACTGCGGAAGCTGCTGCACAAAGGCAAGATACAGCAGCAGATGGTGCCGGCTGAATCTCAGTATAGAATTCCGGGCTATTTTAGGGATAATCGAAGCGTGCGAGTCAAAACCCCTATGTGCAACAACTCACCGTTAGCGGCGCCATCCACGCTTCATATCAATGAAAGATACGTTCGCTATGACATCAACACTAGGCCCTTAATTGTTGTGCTTGCGATCTCAATTGTATTTTTCGGCTGTCTCCTGGTGCTTAAGGACATCATCATTCAATCATCGGAAAACATCCTAAGTGTTTCCAAATGGAAAATTATAGGGGCGTCTTTCATGGGCACACCATACACAGGTCTTCTCACGGGACTAATTGGCACTGCATTTTCACCATTTTCTGCTGTTTCGTCGTGGCTTTCGTTCATCTTTTGA
- the LAP2 gene encoding bifunctional aminopeptidase/epoxide hydrolase (Leucyl aminopeptidase yscIV with epoxide hydrolase activity~similar to YNL045W), producing MFLLPFLTRHPSSIHQSSVQFRGLLTVISRNIHIPIPHKMLPLSIEQRRPSRSPEYDQSTLSNYKDFSVLHTHLSLSVSFDKSAISGNVTFQLKKLYDEKKSRDFHLDTSYLDVQEVQIDGSKADFRIEQRKEPLGSRLVINNTSCNDNINLNIQFRTTDKCTALQWLNSKQTKGGKPYVFSQLEAIHARSLFPCFDTPSVKSTFTASIESPLPVVFSGITIEDTTTDTNIYRFEQKVPIPAYLIGIASGDLSSAPIGPRSTVYAEPFRLEDCQWEFENDVEKFIQAAEKIIFDYEWGTYDILVNVDSYPYGGMESPNMTFATPTLIAHDKSNIDVIAHELAHSWSGNLVTNCSWNHFWLNEGWTVYLERRIIGAIHGEPTRHFSALIGWSDLQNSIDSMKDPERFSTLVQNLNDNTDPDDAFSTVPYEKGFNLLFHLETVLGGKAEFDPFIRHYFKKFAKKSLDTFQFLDTLYEFYPDKREILDSVDWEAWLYKPGMPPRPHFITALADSVYQLADKWVEMAQNLKNTEEFRSEFDAIDIKDFNSNQLVLFLETLTQNGHSSKKPKDFDWAKFPVASKALLDIYQDKIVKSQNAEVVFKMFKFQIFAKLQETYKHLADWLGTVGRMKFVRPGYRLLNSVDRQLAVATFDKFKDTYHPICKALVKQDLGL from the coding sequence ATGTTTTTACTCCCATTTCTCACTCGTCATCCTAGCTCTATTCACCAGTCCTCAGTTCAGTTTCGAGGATTACTTACTGTAATCTCAAGAAATATACACATTCCCATCCCTCATAAAATGTTGCCTCTTTCAATTGAACAGAGAAGACCCTCCCGGTCTCCCGAATACGATCAGTCTACTTTATCAAATTACAAGGACTTCTCAGTTCTTCATACCCATTTGAGCTTGTCTGTTTCCTTCGATAAGTCTGCTATTTCAGGGAACGTTACGTTCCAGTTGAAAAAACTGTacgatgaaaaaaaatcgagGGACTTCCATCTGGACACGTCCTATTTGGATGTCCAGGAGGTCCAGATTGATGGTTCTAAGGCGGATTTTCGAATTGAGCAAAGAAAGGAGCCCTTGGGCTCCAGGCTGGTTATCAATAATACCTCTTGCAACGATAACAttaatttgaatattcaGTTTCGTACAACTGACAAGTGCACCGCTTTGCAATGGCTAAACAGCAAGCAAACCAAGGGCGGTAAACCGTACGTATTTTCACAGTTGGAAGCTATTCATGCGAGATCCTTGTTCCCCTGCTTTGATACTCCCTCTGTGAAATCTACTTTCACTGCATCTATTGAATCTCCACTACCAGTGGTTTTTTCAGGCATCACGATCGAAGATACAACTACGGATACTAATATTTACAgatttgaacaaaaagtCCCCATTCCAGCTTACTTGATCGGCATTGCCTCTGGTGATCTGTCGAGCGCTCCAATTGGACCTCGTTCCACCGTTTATGCAGAACCATTTCGTTTGGAAGATTGTCAATGGGAATTTGAAAACGATGTAGAGAAATTCATTCAAGCTGCTGAGAAAATTATTTTCGATTATGAGTGGGGCACTTATGATATCTTGGTTAACGTCGATTCGTACCCTTACGGCGGTATGGAATCTCCGAATATGACATTTGCTACGCCCACCTTGATTGCTCATGATAAATCTAATATTGATGTCATTGCCCATGAACTTGCTCACTCATGGTCTGGTAACTTAGTGACCAATTGTTCCTGGAATCATTTTTGGCTGAATGAAGGTTGGACTGTTTACTtagaaagaagaattattgGTGCTATTCATGGTGAACCAACTAGGCATTTCAGTGCTCTGATTGGTTGGAGCGATTTACAGAACTCTATCGATTCCATGAAGGACCCTGAAAGATTTTCTACTTTGGTGCAAAACTTGAACGATAACACTGATCCTGACGATGCCTTTTCCACTGTTCCTTATGAGAAGGGATTTAACCTATTATTTCACCTAGAAACTGTTTTGGGAGGCAAGGCCGAATTTGACCCATTTATTAGACACTATTTCAAGAAGTTTGCCAAGAAATCTTTGGATACTTTCCAGTTTTTGGACACTTTATATGAGTTTTATCCTGACAAAAGGGAAATTTTGGATTCTGTTGATTGGGAAGCTTGGCTGTATAAGCCAGGGATGCCACCAAGGCCTCACTTCATCACTGCTTTGGCTGATAGTGTTTACCAATTGGCTGACAAGTGGGTTGAAATGgctcaaaatttgaaaaatacagAAGAGTTCCGGTCTGAATTCGATGCTATTGATATTAAGGATTTTAATTCGAACCAATTGGTTTTGTTCCTGGAGACTTTGACACAAAATGGCCATTCTAGcaaaaaaccaaaagaTTTTGACTGGGCCAAGTTCCCCGTCGCATCTAAGGCACTATTAGATATCTATCAAGATAAGATTGTTAAATCGCAAAACGCTGAAGTTGTTTTCAAGATGTTCAAATTCCAGATCTTTGCCAAGCTACAAGAAACCTATAAGCATTTAGCTGATTGGTTGGGGACTGTAGGTAGGATGAAGTTTGTCCGTCCCGGTTACAGACTATTAAACTCTGTGGACCGCCAATTGGCTGTTGCCACTTTCGATAAATTTAAGGACACGTATCACCCAATTTGTAAAGCTCTTGTGAAACAAGATTTAGGTCTCTGA
- the YIP3 gene encoding Yip3p (Protein localized to COPII vesicles~similar to YNL044W) has translation MNQLGALAQVSRFTQNFSMENIKSEFQSLQSKLATLRTPQEFFNFKKISKPQNFGEVQSRVAYNLKYFSSNYGLIIGCLSIYTLLTNLLLLFVIVLVVAGIIGINRLKGEELVTPFGSFKTNQLYTGLICVAVPIGFLASPISTLLWLIGASAVSVFGHASLMEKPIETVFDEETV, from the exons ATGAACCAGCTAGGAGCTTTAGCC CAAGTTTCACGTTTCACtcaaaacttttcaatggaaaatatcaagagtGAGTTTCAATCCTTGCAATCCAAACTGGCAACCCTTCGCACCCCgcaagaatttttcaatttcaagaaaatttctaAACCTCAAAACTTCGGGGAAGTCCAATCTAGAGTGGCTTATAATCTGAAATACTTTTCCAGTAACTATGGTTTGATTATTGGTTGTTTGAGCATCTACACATTATTGACAAATTTGTTGCTACTCTTTGTCATCGTTCTAGTCGTAGCTGGCATTATTGGTATAAATAGACTTAAGGGTGAAGAGCTGGTAACTCCATTTGGCTCTTTCAAAACCAACCAATTATACACTGGATTGATTTGTGTTGCTGTGCCAATAGGTTTCTTAGCTTCGCCAATCTCAACTTTGCTATGGTTGATTGGTGCTTCCGCAGTCAGCGTCTTCGGACATGCATCATTGATGGAAAAGCCTATCGAAACTGTATTTGACGAAGAAACTGTTTGA
- the SLM2 gene encoding phosphatidylinositol 4,5-bisphosphate-binding protein (Phosphoinositide PI4,5P(2) binding protein, forms a complex with Slm1p~similar to YNL047C): MSYQRNSGRTSLDLRSQYQQLEGRMRSEHFNPAYQQQQQKGQNMPLSLPSSLAQRNPVPYPIDAVTSDHTIPAHSDVYDQDRQNSMVDAAAGTNVTHSLNSNNIPPSQNNNNNNNNDVSNIGSFTDPSILAMPRMSLHSHQKQYNSNQNDPRSPLVILIPTSAQPTDVLSARFSAWRNVIRAILVYLSETASIQDEIVRQQLRLSHAVQFPFFSIENQYQPVSNEDKSLQKFFLPLGSGSIQDLPTMLTKYHENLASLALKSSKELTSEIIPRLEDLRRDLLVKIKEIKALQSDFKNSCGKELQQTKHLMKLFNESLKECKLGTPKSDPFLIKLQLEKQIKRQLVEENYLHEAFDNLQNSGAQLESVIVMEIQNGLTSYAKILGKEAQVVFDSVISKLDSTILNKNTNLEWDSFILRNISSFVPPNLPMRKFKEISYNNQNDPFTLEVKSGFLEKRSKFLKSYSRGFYVLTPSFLHEFKTPDRHKFSTPLMSIPLVECTVTEHSKKTKSNSEQGKNKFILRTNSNGLIHRGHNWVFKVDSYDDMIEWFENLKALSSLPNYDDKCKFVNKVTRLSKNKAMNNENIMESVTAQATNEQNTKPDDMSSSNFPLNSIPKLDNLTITNTTSSIPETDDSQIQNRVPEFYIENVDSPRKSNQP, encoded by the coding sequence ATGTCTTACCAACGGAACAGTGGAAGAACCTCTCTCGACCTCAGAAGTCAATATCAGCAACTGGAAGGCAGAATGAGGTCGGAACATTTTAATCCGGCTTatcaacagcaacaacaaaaggGCCAGAACATGCCTTTGTCACTACCCTCGTCGCTCGCGCAACGTAACCCTGTACCTTATCCTATCGATGCCGTGACTTCTGATCACACTATTCCGGCTCACTCGGATGTGTATGATCAGGATCGACAAAATTCGATGGTCGATGCTGCGGCTGGCACCAATGTGACACACTCTTTGAACTCTAATAATATTCCACCCTctcaaaataataataataataataataacgatGTCAGTAACATAGGTTCGTTCACTGACCCTTCTATTCTAGCTATGCCAAGAATGTCTCTTCACAGCCACCAGAAACAGTATAATTCCAACCAAAACGATCCTAGGTCGCCTCTGGTGATACTGATACCCACTTCTGCACAGCCCACTGACGTGTTATCTGCCAGGTTTTCTGCCTGGAGAAATGTTATTCGTGCCATATTGGTATACCTCTCTGAGACCGCCTCCATACAGGACGAGATAGTTAGACAGCAACTGAGATTATCTCATGCTGTACAGTTCCCCTTTTTCAGCATTGAAAACCAATATCAGCCGGTCTCTAATGAAGATAAGTCCCtgcagaaattttttctaccTCTAGGTAGTGGGTCCATCCAAGATTTGCCCACAATGCTGACCAAATATCACGAGAACCTGGCCTCTTTAGCATTGAAAAGTTCGAAAGAGTTGACCAGTGAAATCATACCTAGACTAGAGGATTTGAGAAGAGATTTATTAgtaaaaattaaagaaattaaagcTTTACAATCtgattttaaaaattccTGTGGTAAAGAATTACAGCAGACTAAGCACTTaatgaaactttttaatGAATCCTTAAAAGAATGTAAATTAGGTACGCCGAAGAGTGACccatttttgataaaattgcAATTGGAGAAGCAAATTAAAAGACAATTGgttgaagaaaactatTTACACGAGGCATTCGATAACTTGCAAAATTCAGGGGCTCAGTTAGAAAGTGTTATCGTAATGGAGATACAGAATGGATTAACTAGCTACGCTAAAATCCTTGGCAAAGAAGCTCAAGTTGTGTTTGACTCAGTAATCTCTAAACTAGATTCCACAATATTGAACAAAAACACAAATCTTGAATGGGACAGTTTCATTCTAAGGAACATTTCCAGTTTTGTACCACCAAATTTGCCCATGAGGAAGTTCAAAGAGATATCGTACAATAATCAAAACGATCCTTTTACTTTGGAAGTTAAATCTGGATTTCTGgagaaaagatcaaaatttttgaagtcaTATTCACGTGGGTTTTATGTCCTTACTCCAAGCTTTTTACATGAATTTAAGACCCCGGATAGGCATAAATTTTCCACGCCGTTGATGTCAATACCATTGGTTGAGTGTACCGTTACTGAGCATTCcaaaaagacaaaatcGAACTCAGAGCAaggaaagaacaaatttatATTGCGTACAAATTCTAATGGACTAATACACAGAGGTCATAACTGGGTTTTCAAAGTAGATTCTTATGACGACATGATAGAATGGTTTGAAAATCTCAAAGCACTATCAAGTTTGCCCAACTATGACGACAAATGTAAATTTGTGAATAAAGTCACTAGGCTatctaaaaataaagccaTGAATAATGAGAACATCATGGAGAGCGTAACCGCACAGGCAACTAATGAACAAAACACGAAGCCTGATGATATGAGCAGTAGCAATTTTCCCTTGAATTCTATTCCGAAATTAGACAACTTGACAATCACAAATACTACCTCATCAATACCGGAAACAGATGATTCACAAATTCAGAATAGAGTTCCTGAATTTTACATTGAAAATGTTGATTCCCCTAGGAAAAGTAATCAGCCATAA
- the ALG11 gene encoding alpha-1,2-mannosyltransferase ALG11 (Alpha-1,2-mannosyltransferase~similar to YNL048W), translating to MDGIWTDYNFKEIKSHFGFKKYAVSCLVIVYGLIKVFTWIFRQWVYSNLNNFSNKSSLLKRATASCGEKNVKLFGFFHPYCNAGGGGEKVLWKAVDITLRKDAKNVIVIYSGDFVNGENVTPENILNNVKVKFDYDLDSDRIFFISLKLRYLVDSSTWKHFTLIGQAIGSMMLAFESIIKCPPDIWIDTMGYPFSYPIVARFLKRIPIVTYTHYPIMSKDMLNKLFKMPKKGIKVYGKILYWKIFMLIYQSIGSKIDIVITNSTWTNDHIKQIWQSNTCKIIYPPCSTEKLVDWKQKFGTARGERLNQAIVLAQFRPEKRHKLIIESYATFLKNLPDSVSPIKLIMAGSTRSKQDEDYVKSLQDWSENDLKIPKNLISFEKNLPFDKIEILLNKSTFGINAMWNEHFGIAVVEYMASGLIPIVHASAGPLLDIVIPWDSNGDIRKVQSQWELQKKYFATLEDDGETTGFFFKEPSDPDYNTGKDSLRYPNLSELFLQMMKLDYDCLKVMSARNQRYALYKFSDLKFDKDWEDFVLNPICILLEEEERG from the coding sequence ATGGACGGTATTTGGACAGATTACAATTTCAAAGAGATCAAGTCCCATTTtggattcaaaaaatatgccGTATCATGCTTGGTAATCGTGTATGGACTAATTAAGGTATTCACGTGGATCTTCCGCCAATGGGTGTATTCTAATTTAAATAATTTCTCCAACAAATCCTCGCTACTGAAGAGAGCTACTGCCTCATGTGGTGAGAAGAATGTCAAACtctttggtttttttcatccgTATTGTAATGCTGGTGGTGGTGGGGAAAAAGTACTATGGAAAGCCGTAGATATTACTTTGAGGAAAGACGCTAAGAACGTCATTGTCATTTATTCAGGGGATTTTGTAAATGGAGAAAATGTTACTCCAGAGAATATTCTTAATAATGTGAAAGTCAAGTTCGATTACGATTTGGATTCGGatagaatatttttcatttcattaaAATTGAGATACCTAGTCGATTCTTCGACATGGAAGCATTTCACTTTGATTGGACAGGCCATTGGATCAATGATGCTGGCATTCGAATCCATTATTAAATGTCCACCCGATATATGGATCGATACAATGGGGTACCCTTTTAGCTATCCCATTGTAGCTaggtttttgaaaaggattCCCATCGTCACATATACACATTATCCGATAATGTCAAAGGACATGTTAAATAAGCTGTTTAAAATGCCCAAGAAGGGTATTAAGGTCTACGGCAAAATATTATactggaaaatttttatgTTAATTTATCAATCCATTGGTTCTAAAATTGATATTGTAATCACGAATTCGACATGGACAAACGACCATATAAAGCAAATTTGGCAATCCAATACATGTAAAATCATTTATCCTCCATGCTCCACTGAGAAGCTAGTAGATTGGAAGCAAAAATTTGGTACTGCTAGGGGCGAAAGGTTGAATCAGGCAATTGTATTGGCGCAATTTCGTCCTGAGAAACGTCATAAGTTAATCATTGAGTCCTACGCAACCTTTCTAAAAAATTTACCGGATTCTGTATCGCCAATTAAATTGATAATGGCGGGGTCAACTAGATCCAAGCAAGATGAAGATTATGTCAAAAGTTTACAAGACTGGTCAGAAAACGATTTGAAAATTCctaaaaatttgatatcaTTCGAGAAAAACCTACCCTTCGATAAGATTGAAATATTACTAAACAAATCTACTTTCGGTATTAATGCCATGTGGAATGAGCACTTTGGAATTGCAGTTGTGGAATATATGGCTTCTGGTTTGATCCCCATAGTCCACGCTTCGGCTGGCCCATTGTTAGATATAGTCATTCCATGGGACTCCAACGGGGATATCAGAAAAGTTCAGTCACAATGGGAATTgcagaagaaatattttgctACTCTCGAAGATGACGGTGAAACTACcggttttttcttcaaagagcCAAGTGATCCTGATTATAACACAGGCAAGGATTCTCTAAGATACCCCAATTTGTCTGAACTATTTTTgcaaatgatgaaattggATTATGACTGTCTAAAGGTGATGAGCGCAAGAAACCAACGGTATGCATTGTATAAATTCTCCGATTTGAAGTTTGATAAAGATTGGGAAGATTTTGTACTGAATCCGATTTGCATATTAttagaagaggaagagagAGGCTGA